A window of the Branchiibius hedensis genome harbors these coding sequences:
- the glgC gene encoding glucose-1-phosphate adenylyltransferase, whose amino-acid sequence MARRSGLRVLAIVLAGGEGKRLMPLTADRAKPAVPFGGIYRLIDFALTNVAHSGYLQMVVLTQYKSHSLDRHISKTWRLSSMLDNYVTPVPAQQRRGKSWYSGSADAIYQSLNLIYDHKPDIVVVVGADHVYRMDFSQMVMRHVENGAAASVAAIRQPISLADQFGVIELSDTGDDKIAAFREKPSDPKPLADAPHEVLASMGNYVFDADALVKAVLEDAKDDDSKHDMGGNIIPAFVDRGEAYAYDFKDNEIPGATERDRGYWRDVGTLDSYYEAHMDLVSIHPVFNVYNYDWPILTNDGSFPPAKFVMGAEQLQGVATGSMISPGCIISGSSIDESVLGLNVHTHSRSSIRGSVILDGVDVGRDCVIERAIIDKEVRVPAGVTIGVDHEQDRARGFTVTDSGITVVGKGTIIEG is encoded by the coding sequence ATGGCGAGACGAAGCGGTCTACGAGTTCTGGCGATCGTCCTTGCGGGCGGCGAGGGCAAACGGTTGATGCCACTGACGGCAGACCGGGCCAAACCGGCGGTCCCCTTCGGCGGCATCTATCGCCTGATCGACTTCGCGCTGACCAATGTCGCGCACAGCGGCTATCTGCAGATGGTCGTGCTGACGCAGTACAAGTCGCACAGTCTCGACCGGCACATCAGTAAGACGTGGCGGTTGTCCAGCATGCTGGACAACTACGTGACCCCGGTGCCGGCGCAACAGCGCCGCGGGAAGAGCTGGTACTCCGGATCAGCCGATGCGATCTACCAGAGCCTGAACCTGATCTACGACCACAAACCGGACATCGTGGTCGTCGTCGGGGCCGACCACGTCTACCGGATGGACTTCAGCCAGATGGTGATGCGGCACGTGGAGAACGGTGCCGCGGCCAGCGTCGCCGCGATCCGTCAGCCGATCAGCCTTGCCGACCAGTTCGGCGTGATCGAACTCTCCGACACGGGCGACGACAAGATCGCCGCCTTCCGCGAAAAGCCATCTGACCCAAAGCCGTTGGCCGACGCACCCCATGAGGTTCTGGCCTCGATGGGCAACTACGTTTTCGATGCCGACGCCCTCGTCAAGGCCGTGCTCGAGGACGCGAAAGACGACGACAGCAAGCACGACATGGGCGGCAACATCATCCCGGCGTTCGTCGATCGTGGTGAGGCCTATGCCTACGACTTCAAGGACAACGAGATCCCGGGCGCGACCGAACGCGACCGCGGCTACTGGCGTGACGTCGGCACGTTGGACTCCTACTACGAGGCCCACATGGACCTGGTGTCCATCCACCCGGTGTTCAACGTCTACAACTACGACTGGCCGATCCTGACCAACGACGGCTCCTTCCCGCCGGCGAAGTTCGTGATGGGTGCCGAACAACTCCAGGGTGTTGCTACCGGTTCGATGATCTCCCCCGGCTGCATCATCAGCGGGTCCAGCATCGATGAGTCCGTGCTCGGTCTCAACGTGCACACGCACAGCCGCTCCAGCATTCGCGGCTCGGTCATCCTGGACGGCGTCGATGTGGGTCGCGACTGCGTCATCGAGCGCGCCATCATCGACAAGGAAGTGCGGGTGCCCGCCGGCGTCACGATCGGCGTCGATCACGAGCAGGACCGGGCGCGCGGGTTCACGGTCACGGACTCCGGTATCACCGTGGTCGGCAAAGGCACCATCATTGAGGGGTGA
- the serB gene encoding phosphoserine phosphatase SerB, with protein sequence MTAALIVILAADPAALEAAQSDVRRVVASVGGGTDAWTKLTDRPLTAVSTQVTGTDITALRTVLAQVATNHEVDLAVTDVVMHTAGPGLLIMDVDSTLIQQEVIELLAAHAGREREVAVVTERAMRGELDFAQSLQQRVAALVGLPESVFEQVRRQVQLSPGARNLITTAKEHGFIVAVVSGGFIEVVGPLAADLGIDHARANALEVRDGVLTGRTTGPIIDRAAKAATLRELATAHGIPLERTVAVGDGANDLDMLAAAGLGIAYNAKPIVREQAHAALNQPHLDSVLFMLGLAADRHSLHSVHD encoded by the coding sequence GTGACCGCTGCCCTTATCGTCATCCTCGCCGCTGACCCTGCCGCTCTTGAAGCCGCCCAGTCCGACGTACGCCGAGTGGTCGCCTCCGTGGGCGGCGGCACCGATGCGTGGACGAAGCTGACGGATCGGCCCCTCACAGCGGTCTCCACCCAGGTCACCGGCACGGACATCACCGCACTGCGGACGGTACTGGCGCAGGTCGCCACCAATCACGAGGTCGACCTGGCTGTCACGGACGTTGTGATGCACACCGCGGGTCCCGGTTTGCTGATCATGGACGTCGACAGCACCTTGATCCAGCAGGAAGTGATCGAGCTCCTGGCTGCACACGCCGGCCGCGAACGCGAGGTTGCCGTCGTCACCGAGCGCGCCATGCGCGGTGAACTCGATTTCGCGCAGTCCCTCCAGCAGCGGGTCGCCGCACTGGTGGGGCTACCCGAGAGCGTGTTCGAGCAGGTCCGCCGGCAGGTCCAACTCAGTCCCGGCGCCCGCAATCTGATCACGACGGCCAAGGAGCATGGCTTCATCGTCGCCGTCGTCTCCGGCGGTTTCATTGAGGTCGTGGGTCCACTGGCCGCTGACCTGGGCATCGATCACGCCCGCGCCAACGCGCTGGAGGTGCGCGACGGCGTACTCACCGGTCGCACCACCGGACCGATCATCGACCGGGCCGCCAAGGCCGCCACCCTGCGCGAGTTGGCGACAGCGCATGGCATCCCGCTGGAGCGCACCGTCGCGGTCGGTGACGGCGCCAACGACCTGGACATGCTCGCCGCGGCCGGACTGGGGATCGCCTACAACGCCAAGCCGATCGTGCGCGAGCAGGCCCACGCGGCCCTCAACCAGCCCCATCTGGACAGCGTCCTGTTCATGCTCGGTCTCGCCGCCGACCGGCACTCCCTACACTCGGTCCATGACTGA
- a CDS encoding cyanophycinase — protein MTEDREADATEAPRTLLIIGGAEDKVGRVTILRRFVRLAGGRAANIVIIPTASSVPDEVVSVYSTVFSRLGVQDIGAVNPPSRSASSDPDLVARLDQATGVFLSGGNQLRLSQLVVGTPMGEALLRAYRRGAVIAGTSAGASIMSQFMISMGEEGVTPRQRSSQLTVGLGLLTGVIVDQHFDQRARYGRLMSLVAGSPSLLGMGIDEDTAAEIRDETELTVVGSGAVFVVDARSAITDAHEAKRDAPLLVSGAVVHSLPFGATFDLTTATLTHFVEKNADISVSFSRDRHDTAAAAAALRH, from the coding sequence ATGACTGAGGACCGCGAAGCAGACGCGACCGAAGCCCCCCGCACCCTGCTCATCATCGGCGGCGCCGAGGACAAGGTCGGCCGCGTGACCATCCTGCGCCGGTTCGTCCGGCTCGCCGGCGGGCGCGCTGCCAACATCGTCATCATCCCGACCGCCTCCTCCGTCCCCGACGAGGTCGTGTCGGTCTACTCCACGGTGTTCAGCCGCCTCGGAGTCCAGGACATCGGCGCGGTCAACCCGCCGTCCCGCAGCGCCAGTAGTGACCCGGATCTGGTCGCCCGCCTGGACCAGGCCACCGGCGTGTTCCTTTCCGGCGGTAACCAGTTGCGGTTGTCCCAGCTCGTCGTCGGTACCCCCATGGGCGAAGCACTGTTGCGCGCCTACCGCCGGGGAGCGGTCATCGCCGGCACCAGTGCCGGCGCCTCGATCATGAGCCAGTTCATGATCTCGATGGGTGAGGAAGGGGTCACACCCCGACAACGCTCGAGCCAGTTGACCGTGGGGCTGGGGCTGCTCACCGGGGTCATCGTCGACCAGCACTTCGACCAGCGCGCCCGCTACGGCCGGCTGATGTCCCTGGTGGCCGGCTCCCCCAGCCTGCTCGGGATGGGGATCGACGAGGACACCGCCGCTGAGATCCGCGATGAGACCGAACTGACCGTCGTCGGGTCCGGCGCCGTGTTCGTCGTCGACGCGCGGTCGGCCATCACGGATGCTCACGAGGCCAAACGTGATGCGCCGCTGCTGGTTTCGGGCGCCGTCGTGCATTCGCTGCCGTTCGGTGCGACGTTCGATCTGACCACCGCGACCCTGACCCACTTCGTCGAGAAGAACGCCGACATCTCGGTGTCCTTCAGCCGCGACCGGCACGACACCGCCGCCGCTGCCGCCGCCCTGCGCCACTGA